The Cryptomeria japonica chromosome 6, Sugi_1.0, whole genome shotgun sequence genomic interval AGTAAGGAAAACTGCACCATTCAATTCATCTAGTAATTCATCAATACAAGAAATAGGAAGCTTACCTTTAGGAGTGAGCTTGTTGAGCTCCCCGAAACTTGGCCACAAACACTATGACTCATAATTCTCTTTAACCATAGCCATTGGAGGTGAATAGGCACTTCTACTAGGAAGAATGATGCTTAAATTCAACATTTCCTTGACAAATTTTTTTATTTCTGACTTTTGATCATATGGACAGCAATAAACTCTACTATTAAGAGAGATACTTCTTAGTATTGATTCAATGGAAAAATCATGGTGTCTAACTACAATCAAACCCTTCGATTCTTGAAAAACATGTTGATAATATTGAATGATCTTTTGAAGCTCTAGTGGATATTGAGATTTCACATCTTATGCTTCTACAAAATATTGTTGTGCCACTATGCCATAAGAATCTTTCTTAAGTAATTTCTCCATCCTATGGGAGCTGATAATTTGACTTGGTAGTGATCGTAACCCTATGAAAAAATACTTTTTCCATTTGTACTAAAAGTCATGAATAACTCCTAAAAATTGAAAGACCATTTCCCTAACTGTTTAAGCCATTGCATACCTAAAATTACTTTGCTCCCCAATCAGGATAGCAAACATTTCTAAATCTAGCTAATAATCTCCCATTGATGTTTTAATATGATAGCATTTACCAACACAAGAGAGTTGTTTCCCATCAGCTATCATGACTTAAAAGTTAGAGACTAGATGCACAAAACAATTGAGCTTATTACCCAATCTTCTATGTAAAGTTGTCTATACTGGTTGTATCAACCAATACAATCAAACTTTCACTTTTTTTACATAACCAATCACTTTTGAGTGTTTGCGGTGTGTTTGTGCCATTCAATGCATGTGGGGAGATAGTAGCACCTTCTTCCTCTAAAATTTCATGCTCAGTTTCCACATTTAGTTCTTCTATAGTTTCCACATCAAGGCTATTCTTAGGTCATAACACATCGCCTGGACTATTGGCAGTTCTTGAAATTTGCAAAATAATCAATCTATaaatttgatgatttaagaaaatAGTATATTTGTCCTAAATTAATTTTTTGACTAACAAATATGGAAAAGGTGTGATTTAAGCTTCTTTTGATGATTTCAACGGCTTTCAAACATTAATAAAGCCTTCAAATTCAAAGCTTTAGCATTGTTCCTATAATTCATTTTAGATACGAAATGAGAAGAACCATTCACATAGGGTTACATCCATATTTGATATGTAAAAGATATAGAACAGAGAGAGAAATTCCTTACTTCCAAATCTGTGAATGAATTATGTGGTTGAAGTGAGCATATGCCAATTCAAATGGTAACTGGAGGCAGAGGATTCCTGCAATAACAATTACATTGTTTCTCAAACTTTTGAAATTTTCATGCCATTCATGTCTCTGTAGGGTAGTGCGCTGCTCATTTGGAGGCATGTTATTTGGTCCTATAATCACTCCACCAGGGGTAAGCTGACTCAAAGCATGCTGCTCAGATGCATAGGATCTAGACCCTGGTTCCACATTTCCTGAGTGACTCGTATTCCACCTGTCCCATACAAACCAACTAAAACCTTTTGAGGAGAAGAAAGATTTACATTTATACATCCTTCACACGGCATTGGCTGTGCATTCATACATAAATACTTGACTTTTATTGATAAAGATAGGACAACGACCTGAGCAAGAGTTTAGCATTCTTACGCCTCCAAAATTGTAAAAATAAAACACTCCATAATATTACTATCATGAAAAAGATGGATAGTACAACCACCCTCCAAGACCTGAAAAATGAAATAATGGAAGGTTAAAAAACTTGAAGGACTACAATATATATAGAGGCATTATATCACAAGGTTAAAATGTAAATGCAAGCAGTATATACATGTGATAATTCAGATAAAATTGCAAGAGAAATTATGACTTACCCAAAATTTACAGAATGGAAAAATATCCCCAACACGCTTGGAAATAGTATCCATTTGGTGTACATGCCTAAGAAGGAAAAATACGTAGCTACCTGAAAGAAAACAATCAAACTCCAGGCATTTACTTGTTCTAATCTCACTTCAATAAAGATAACAAAAAGGTAAAGTCAAGACAATTTAGTGCAATTCTGAATGTATTGCATTGATACGTAATGATTGAATATTAATTCAGTGATGGACTAAGCTGCAAATTATCTTAAATATAATTGCATCAAATGCATTATTCAGAATCACAATATTCAAGCTAACTGTTTTGCAGGGATCTACCCAATTCCCCAAGCAATCATTAATATAGTTATGAGAATGTCAATGCTTCAACAACCATAAAGCTCATGACATGACCTCTTAAAATACCCTCATACTTTTACACTTCAAGACACTAAAAAATCTAACGACAGAAGTTGTAATGCCCCAGTTTACAAAAAGTATTTAAAAAGATCCAATGGGAGTCAAACCAGGTTTGAACTGTATTAAAAAATGTAGCCCATCCATCTCACTGGCTTCATGGTCATGTCCTATTGTCAATGTTGGAAACTGAAATCCATAGTCAATGTAATTTTATTGACATGTCCAACAAGGATAGGTATATGACTTGTTCGGAAAATTTCTATCCTGAAATTCCAATACCTCATCTTCACAAATCATATAACATTGTTTTCCCCAAAATTAGTAAAACCATATCTTGACCGAGCTTAAATGTGTATAACTATagattatatttaaaaaattatggaTTTTGTGGGCATCGTATATGTCCAAAAATACATTCACTTTAAAGTGTAACATCAAAAAAAAAACTTGTGAAGTGTTAGTCTCACCTTAGCTCCAAAGTACGAATAAATTGCATCTATTGGCTGTGAGGTCAAGTCCATCCAATTGTATGCCCATTTTTGCAAAAGCTCATTCCTCTGATTTTCATCTATATATATTATAAGCGGAAAACAGATTTTAGTATTGACTAGTCACTGAAACCCAAATAAAATCATCCATTAACAATGGTCAATAAACTATTTGAGAACCACACACCATGAAGGGGAAATACTTCTTTGACAATGCCCTCAATTTGCAGTCTTTCAATCAAAGGCTCCTCAGATTTCCATTCAATGTCCCGACTTTCTTCAACAATAGTTAAAATTACATGTACATTCAACTCATTAACCTGCATGAAATTCCATGGGAAGATGGACTCTGATTCTTTTTCATTCACACAGcaaaagaaaattacaaaaaattcaGTATATATTGATTTTAATGAGAAACTTCAGTCTATTGTCTCCAACATGGACATAGTCAATTATCTGCCTACATAGGCATCCAATGAAAATCTTTACCGCCCATACTATTTGTTGCGTTTGAATATATTTTTAATCTGCAGTTTCTGTCTTAACTTTCAACGAAGAAGAAAGGATATATGCAAGCAATATTAATCATAAAAGAACAGAAGCTAGCGCTTCGAATTTATGTCAACACAAATTAAACCACAGTAAAGAAATGCAAACCAGGCTTTTTCCCCATGAATGCAATAATGCATAAATCGAAATAAGTTTAgaattaaatatgaaaaattttAATCCTATCAGTTGATAGAAGTCAAGGACGATCTAATAATCATTGACAACACTGCAAAGAAATGAGTTGAGTAGCTGTGCGTAGTGAATAAATATTATGTCAACCAAAGACTTTATTTTTGGATACTAGACTCTAGTTATCCAACAAGAAAATAGTTGGCGCACATTTTGCAGATAATGACTAAAAGGAATTTCTACCTTTACCAAGCATACTTTGTCTTTAAATTCATTATACATCTTTTCAAGTTTTTTTGGCTATATGCCAGTGCAACATACCACACCATAGCTTAAATGAATCAGACACTGATAACGTTCGGACCAGCTGAACAGTGTGCCATTTGGTTGCCGCACAAATGCATCTCTTCGTTCCCAATCAAACTGGATATCCATACCTAATTCAAAAATCATTCCAATGTCACAATGAAAATCAACAATTAATAAGAGCAAATTGCACTTCATAACAGGAAATTGAGGGTGGTATACAAATCCAGCAAATATTTCCAGTAGAAAAAAATTAAGGAATATATGCCATTATAAGATGATAGTTTAGAAAAAAAGTAGAATTTAGTTTTAGTATTTGTAAATTTTAAGCTACTTTTATTTATTTGCACATATGTGATTAAAAAACATGGGAATGTTTTTCAGAAAACAATTTAGCAGGGAAATCTGCAGTTTAAAGTTTAAACTTTTTTTTTATAGGTAAAAATACCAATTAGATATTTTGTTAGACTAGTTTTTCACAAAATCTTATCTGGAACACGTATATGTGAAAACCAGATATAACACAGTTGTTTCCTATAAATGTTTTAAAAATCAACTAACttccaaaaaagaaaaaggaaaaaagtcTATAAAAATCATATGGCATATGAGATTATTTTACCATCTTCTAATCATCTAGAGAATTGTCAAAAAGAAAAGGCTCTCCATTATATTTTGGATTTTTCATACCAACCAAAAGAAAACCCAAAATTCCTGAAATTCAATGCtgcataaataaataattatcttGGGCAACTGACCAATGTAAGTTTTTTTTTTCAACTGCAATTCTTCAGCAGTCCTACCAAGAACCTCAATTGGCGCTGTCACCTGAATTTCAATGCACAAACAGCAAAAGATTAGTCAAATGCCCTTGCTATGTAGGACAGTATTGCCAAATGTTAGGGGATCTGGTGTAATGGTAGTTCTTAATTGGCGTGGTAACCTGAATTTCAATGCACAACGAACTGAAAAAAATAATGGAACTCCCTTGCTTCTTGTATAACTTCTGCGCAAATTAAAGGTATTGTGGTGCAATGATAGTTCTCCATTGGCACTCTAAGCTGAATTTCTATGTACAACAATGAACAAACCACCAAAATTAATAAACTTCCTCGCTAACTCCAACATCACTGCCAAATTTTAGGTCATTTGGTGACCTGCGCTCTAAGAGTCTACCCAAGGTTCAACTCCAGGTTGTCGGATAATGATTATTGGAAAAATTTAAGAATGACTCGGATTTGTGTAGAAATGCCTTAACCGTCTCGAAAAGCTCGTATTGTTCAGCTATTTGGTCTGATCTTAAAAGTACATTGAGTGTGACCAGACTCATATGTTTTGAAACTGTATTCAATGTATCCAGGTTGATATAAGTACATTTTAGCGTAACTCACACTCATATACATAGGTTATATAAAGGCTTGAACCCAAGTTAAAAGAGATAGGGGAAGAGCaagtagttgagcatgtatcaattgttgtgaaggttgttgataccttttgtttcaaaaattgaacaaatgaaacctattgtttgaaacataaaatatcattttttgttaggaaatgtactaatattgtaaaaagtaaccaatcaggtgatgccatatcagctgcacaactattggggcctctagcatgttgatgtggcaccatacttgatgatgtagTGCTGAAAGCTTAGTTATTAATAATTCATGATGTCAAGTAGTACTCCTTGTAGGAGGCACCTAATTGTGCTACAAATGAGGCATACATACCACCcttgtgagatttgaacttgtgacctctctttcaaaagtGCAAGTTCTCTCCACTAGGCCAATAAGACGAAAGAGTATTTTTTTGCACTTACAAGAAAGTGAAAACAAAAACCTATTTTATTTTAAGGTGTGATGCCTTCAAAGACGGGGGGGACAAAGTATGTATTTTTTTGCACTTCCAAAAAAgtgaaaacagaaaaacatttctttttagAGTGGGAACATTTCTTTTTCGAGTGGGACACATATATAAATATCTAgtgaaaacagaaaaacatttcattttagaGTGTGATTCATTTTAGACTATGATGTCTTCAAAGACAGCAAGGACAAGTATGTAAATATCTTGACAGCTGGCTTCTGGTCTAATTTATTCAACAAGTTGGAGACCCTCGTCATGACTTTACATAGAAAAAGTATTGAATTGTAGAAATTGTTTGATCCGAGTTTGTCCAATAAGCTATATTTAGCTtcatgaaaaaatttaaaaaattctacACAATCTTAAAAGTAAATTTTTGAGCGACCCATCACCTAAATTTATGTCTTACAAATACCAtcatttgaatcaagttttacaaataagtttatttatttttagagTATATTGGAGTGTGAGCCAGGTTTATACATTTTAAAATGGGAGGTTGTGCAATGATTATGGGGTACATTCAATGTGTGACCAAAGCTTTTTGATTAGTGGGTTTGAGTTCATTCCACGGGCTGCTAGGGGCCTCTATTAAATGACACTTTtaaatgaaatttttaataatattttttacatacaaaatttagaAGCAAAATTTAAGGCaaataaaaaagaaaggaaaagaatttgTTGAAGTAATGTGTCATTTTTTCATAAGCAATTGTTGCTTATTTCTAGCTCCTCTTTTTTTTTCcagcttattttttattattaaacaaGAGCTGCTCCACAAAACTAAAAACAGATTCCAAATTTTCTTTTCCCTTTAATTAAAAAAAGGAACACTTTCAATgcttaaaaataagaaaaaaatatactTAAGCAGCAACATGTCGCCATGTAGTAATAGTACCTTTGAGCATGATGCAAATTTAAATACCCTAAATATATAGCATAAATCCAAATACTGATTGAAATGCTGTTCATGATACCATCCAAGACTAAATCCCCATATTAGTACTACGGGAAATGTAATTTTGGGGTACACTGTAATAATCCTAAGAAAATTTCTGTAAAAGTTCAAACCTCAATGAAGGTCATATCTGCCAAACTGCCATGAACCATTTTCAACAGAAGGCCTCGTTTCCTGAACTCTTCCATGAGACGTTCAATGGCGTCATGTGGATGTTTtgcctcttcattcttcttctttgaAAGTGCTATTCCAATGTCAAAGTTAATGGGAGCTTCTTGGTCGTGAAGCATTTTATTGccttcttcttccatggcttgcaaaACTACCAAATTCTTTTTTTTATCCTCTAACGTTATGCCAATCAGTTATTCTCTGCGCAACTCTTATGCTGCTCTCTGTAAGGATTATGTTTTCGTTTTCTATCTGATAACAATAAACTTGATTTTATCCTTGAAATTGAAATATTTCTGCCACCTTGCATGATTTTAACGTAGCACTTATGTGAAAGGCACGTAGCACAGCTGACTCGTTAGCAGTAATATTACTGTTGCGCTGTCCTCCACTCGGCGTGTCAAGGATGAGCAGACTTGTAGTTCTCCTTCCTAAAGGACTCGTGACTTTACTCCGGATGTGTAAAATCTGGATTGACCACCAATAAGTTTTTAATAGGGAGAGGATCTACTAATTGACCATCCTAATTTCAGGTTTTTCAAGATCTTATGTTCAAATTTCAAATCACCTTAATTTTTTAAGTAACTTACTTGGTAAGTCTCTGTATGACTAATGTTTCAGGGTCACATCTGAATGTTTTTTTGTCGAAGTGTGAAAAAAGTGAGACGGATACTTGTGCAAAAGTGAGACTATCCTTgtgtgctgatgtggcatcacatgattcatTGTTTTTTAGTGCTTAGGGATACATTTCACTCAATTGTGGGGAGTCATCATCACAATAGCAACTTTAAAAgttacaactattggtgcaatattgTCAAAAATAGTGGGCATTATACCTCATTTACTCTTTTAGTTGTCTTATTTAAATTAATTACTTTTGTTTTATAGTTTATGATATGGGACAATATGTTTTTGGGTCTATAtatgatttaaattaatttatgaGGGGTATAGTTTATCTCAACACAATAATATATTAAGGGTGAGCCCCATTAGCTTCTTAAAAAAATTTAGTAGGTGTTACTAAAAATTTTAAGGATTATTTTTAGGGGTGGTGTCATAAATTTTGTAATGTAGTTTAAGCTCTTAAATTATGGAAGTTGGTGGTTTCATGAATTGTGTTATTGTGTGTATTCaattcaacatagtaaatattaaacaataaaaaaattaattggtGGGAATTTTAAAACTCCATGCGATTAAGAAGCATTGCACAAAAAAAGTTTAAggtggtggggcaatttctagcccaaCCCCAATTGTACCCACTTAAATTTTTGAACTAAAAAGTAAGGTTGCGGTCCCATGGGAGgggtttgggctcaaattttatgGAAAAGGCAGTCCCATGGAAAAACAAAAATTTGGCTTCAAGATTATTTGGAATTTTCTCCTAAAATGTAGAAGCTCCTACCCCTATAGCTTAGGGATAATTTATGCCACTTGTCAATTAtaattcaataaaaatttattGTTAAAATTGCACACTACAAAAATAGACATAATTAATTCTTAAATTTAGGGGCTAAAACTTTTAAGCTGAATTGCACTATTCATGGGACCACCAACTTCCTTCAATTTAGGAACTTAAATTTTTAAGCAGAAGTGCACTACAAATTTCATGGGACCACCTGctttaaaaaattcctaaaaaatctctGCAGCACCCGCTCTAtattttaggaagcccccctccatgtgACCCCAACCTAAGGGTTGCTATTGTTGGGGAAAAGATTCTTATTAATCatgaatcattttatttttttgcttaaCTGAACCTCCTACTCCTTCAAAATAGATCCTAAAGCCCCCTCATGGGACCCTAACATAAGTTTTAATATGATGAGGGAGAGAATCATCTAGGATAGGATGGTAGATAATGATGATATGACAATTAAATCAAGCTAACCAAGAACCTCACACACCCTTGCTAAGTTAGCAAATGAGTGTTATGTTGATGCATGATCTATCACACTTTATCGTAGGTCATGTGTGTTAAATGCATTTTAGTATTTGTTGAAACATCGTGATGTAAATTTTTTGCTTATGTGCATTTGAATGTTCACTTGACATATGATGTAGATAGTTTTTGCATTTGTCTAATCAAATTAAGTCTTGTCTTAAGTAGATATAAAATTGAAGGAAAAAAACATATCAATATAGAGTTTCAGCTCTTTTTATTATACTTAAAAATACATAATATATTACAAATATCTAAAATAAAGTTAATAGAATTAGATCAAGTAAAATAGAGCTACTACTCttacaaaaaaaaaaggaatagaatagaatatatatatatatatatatatatatatatatatatatatatatatatatatatagagagagagagagagagagagagagagagagagaatagtttCTCTTTTTTCTATTGTCTTAAgtacacaaaataacaataatgtgTATAAAAATCATAACTCTTTTCAAAAAAAAACCTTTGAACTATGGGTTGTGTATggacttaataataataataatggagTTTGAGAAGGAGGGTAAAGCAAATAAGGATAAGAGAATCCATAACATAATTCATATACTAAATGAAGTAGTGATGCCTTGTCTTATGGGATGGGAGGATGAATATATTATGGTAGTTAGTATTCATGGTTCCAATATTCCCCCTTAATTATAGCTACTACCATTTAGGATACCCAAACAATCTCACGaatagtcaaaaaaaaaaaaatctcaatggTTTGTTGAAACTATCTGCATACAAGCCTACAATATTCTGAATAAATTTCCTAATTATTGATTAACTCTTTGAAATGGTATTTGGTGTCCATATGCTTACTTCTCTTGTGAAATATAAGGTTCTAGGATAGTGCAATTACTAAGTTGTCATCACTTCTTTTTTTATTGCTTCTTCATGTTTATGTTTCAACTCTATTAACAGTCTTCTCATCCAAATTGCCTAACATGCTACTCTCATTCTACTTATGTTGATGAAAGAGTGACAATGGATTATTTTTTAGATGCCCATAATATTGCACCTAttccaaaattaaatatataattggaTGTTCTCTTCCTATCACTAGTACTACTTGCATAATCACTACCTGTGTATCCTATTAATTTGAAGTCATCCAACCTTGAATATTAAATTTGAGACTCACATCATACATTGTATATGGCCTTATGGCAGTCAAGTACATTAAATGGTACCAAAGAATCTTTTGTACAATGTTGCATCAATATTTAGTCCCTTGTCATCCTTGCTTGACCTCAAACTTGTCACAAAAAGTTTTAGTTTTGACTTATAGTTTATCATGTTGAATGTTTTTAAAATGCCATTGTAATATTTGACTTATGATATGAATATGTCATTTTTATTTTGATTCACCTCAATGCCAAAAAATACTTATAAGAcccaaatcaaaaatttcaaatgtcttctttgtaGCTCCTTTGAATAAGTCAATTGATAAATCCCATGTGAATATCGTGAGTCATTAACATACAAACATATAAAATTGGAATTTAACCTTGTTCATTCATCTTTTTGTACAATGTAGGCTCAATACTATGCCTATTGAAGTTATTCTATAGAGGGATATTCTAAATTCTATGGTATTgttctctaggagcttgcttgagtctATGGAATGTCTTTCTGAGTATGTAGACCTTGCCTTCATGACCTAAAATCTCAAATCCTAGTGGTTTCTCCACATATACTTCTAAGAAGTCATTCAAAAATACAAATTCAATATTCATTTGATAGACTAGCCTCGTGTTCTAAGTTGCAATGACCAATATTGTTCTCACTATGTCTAAATGAGTTATTGAACAAGTGTTTCGATATACTCAACTCTATATTGTTGTGAATAACCATTGTCTAAAAGTTTTGTATTACGCTTTGACACATATCCTTTTGCATTTATTTTGGTCTTGTGAACCTACTTGACACCTATCACATCTTTTCTTTCTAAAAGATTCACCAAGTCTCATGTATTTCTTTTATATAGCATCAATTTTTTCATCTATGACATATGTACATTTTTCATCTTTAATTGCACCCTCAAAATGAATTTGGTCATTTACTAGTGAAAATGATGCTAAAAGATTAATTAAACTAGCATTGGTCACACCTTCATTTTGATAATAAATATCCCTTAAACTTCTTAATTTTTCTCTTTAAGCTTTTCAATGTTGGATTTTACATATCACTTGAAGTAGAATTTAGAGAATGTAGGCTTGATATTCCTACACTCATAATTCCTAATATAGTAGATGGTTTTTGTTGTTCATTTGAGGGAGTACTAGTCTGAATGCATGATATAGTGGTGCAGTCACGGCTAGGAGGGACCTTAATGAGATCTATccagaccatgcaacaagagtaaacacaacgaaagaaagacaagatgatggaggcaatgcagaactaaatgaattagatcatgaaaactaattaaaaATGGTCGGTAACATTTGGACTTcaagattcggctcactagccttctacatacatgctcaattacataattggtcaactccggacctctaaatcttaagatatatctcctatattttcttgaataaattatgatgcttaattatattgatttatatgctcaagagagatTTGTGTcgacccaagagggatcaaatgtcaaagaacaagatcaaatgtgtaaaaccaccaggtcgcCCATCGCCAAAGAgaatcctctagaaaatccaaaagatgaagtgcagatcaaagggaaggtcggccacatgccaaggaatcattggaataaatgaattgaagctctgcaagctacataaaggatctgcaagattttccaatagaaaataggtccaagtagttccgggttctaagccagaaaactgtctcagaatccGAAAGTGATAACTTGCCTGAAAATTATCCAAACATCccacggtttaggaataaggaagataatcatgtttacaagcaaaatctagctccgcaagatctggtgagaaaatgcaagaaaatgcaggaagaaatgctaaaattgcaaaacataaaacaaactgaaaaagaaatgtttttggttgatgcaagattgccaagaaccggagatgctcctgcatcagacatccgaggttgttgaaaaaaagtgagtccctcacttttggggggtcagaggaaaaccaaggcgttccacctctgcctaagaaatccaagatga includes:
- the LOC131039742 gene encoding anoctamin-like protein Os01g0706700 isoform X1 gives rise to the protein MEEEGNKMLHDQEAPINFDIGIALSKKKNEEAKHPHDAIERLMEEFRKRGLLLKMVHGSLADMTFIEVTAPIEVLGRTAEELQLKKKTYIGMDIQFDWERRDAFVRQPNGTLFSWSERYQCLIHLSYGVVNELNVHVILTIVEESRDIEWKSEEPLIERLQIEGIVKEVFPLHDENQRNELLQKWAYNWMDLTSQPIDAIYSYFGAKVATYFSFLGMYTKWILFPSVLGIFFHSVNFGSWRVVVLSIFFMIVILWSVLFLQFWRRKNAKLLLRWNTSHSGNVEPGSRSYASEQHALSQLTPGGVIIGPNNMPPNEQRTTLQRHEWHENFKSLRNNVIVIAGILCLQLPFELAYAHFNHIIHSQIWKYALTVLYVLTIQYYMKFGGNIAERLVKTQHHNSKEARADCLVYKVFGLYFMQYYIGLFYHAFFRRDIKLLRTFLIQRLIVSQVLSNVVENLGPYVKYHYTKYFAIKRERKGHFPQHTSRIEKEYMKPSYTASVGEGMEDGLFDDFLELALQFGMVTMFACAFPLVFVFAAVNNLMEIRTDSLKLLALLRRPIPRAASSIGAWLNIFEFLGVIAICSNCALLVCLHHEDGKWEKGPGLVTIVLIEHALLLMKFGFSCLVPEEPAWVRATRMRRAQDRDMCSAQLLQNIFELDKKKDC